From a single Acidaminococcales bacterium genomic region:
- a CDS encoding phosphate ABC transporter substrate-binding protein, translated as MGFEGKKNWFFFAAALVLMLLLPTGCGGARNQTVKVSASGSSALLPLLKAGQEDFQNMHENITVSLSAGGSFTGQNQAAAGYVDIGSSDVQLQVSLRGKGLREHILAGIPFVFIVNRDVPVNSLTARQYADIFSGGVSNWKEVGGRDRPVTVVGRPFSSGSRAAIADLVLRNKKFTDNQIIFDSNGAVRAAVGTTPGAIGYIDAAYVDDSVKELSFDGAKYSVENIIAGKYPIYASGRLYTRGDPKGAVKEFIDFVLGEGFQDKYVEKSGFIPIAKLKKAKQGRAQTAKN; from the coding sequence GTGGGCTTTGAGGGCAAGAAAAACTGGTTTTTTTTCGCGGCGGCGTTGGTTTTAATGCTTCTTTTGCCGACGGGATGCGGCGGAGCGCGCAATCAGACGGTAAAAGTCAGCGCTTCCGGTTCTTCGGCTCTCCTGCCCCTGTTGAAGGCGGGGCAGGAAGATTTCCAAAATATGCATGAAAACATTACCGTCAGCCTTTCCGCCGGCGGCTCTTTTACCGGGCAGAACCAGGCGGCGGCGGGTTACGTCGATATAGGCAGTTCTGATGTGCAATTACAGGTTTCGTTAAGGGGCAAGGGTTTGCGCGAACATATACTGGCCGGCATACCGTTTGTCTTTATTGTCAACAGGGACGTTCCGGTAAACAGCCTTACGGCGCGGCAATACGCCGATATCTTCTCCGGCGGCGTAAGCAACTGGAAAGAAGTCGGCGGGCGCGACCGGCCGGTAACCGTCGTTGGGCGGCCGTTCAGTTCTGGTTCAAGGGCGGCGATCGCTGATTTGGTGCTGCGAAATAAAAAATTTACCGACAACCAAATCATATTTGATTCCAACGGCGCGGTAAGGGCGGCGGTGGGGACAACGCCCGGCGCGATCGGTTATATCGACGCCGCTTATGTCGACGACAGCGTGAAGGAACTGTCTTTTGACGGCGCAAAATACAGCGTTGAAAACATAATCGCCGGCAAGTATCCGATTTACGCTTCCGGGCGCCTGTACACGCGGGGCGACCCCAAAGGCGCGGTAAAAGAATTTATCGACTTTGTGCTGGGCGAAGGTTTCCAAGACAAATATGTAGAAAAAAGCGGTTTTATTCCTATAGCCAAACTTAAAAAGGCAAAGCAGGGACGCGCGCAAACGGCAAAA
- the phoU gene encoding phosphate signaling complex protein PhoU: protein MTRKNFTNDLKGLQNDLLAMGALVDGALRDALSALEGHDVQLAEKIIENDDMIDEMQIAIEDKCLMLIALQQPLATDLRILGTALKITIDLERMGDHAKNISEVTIEIGRRPLPNPLEDIASMTEKVRAMLKDALRAHLEMDIGLAESVLRADGEVDALCESLLRELLTCMAADSSTIGQASQFLYIARCLERAGDHASNIAECVVFLATGRRIK, encoded by the coding sequence ATGACGAGAAAAAACTTTACCAACGACCTTAAAGGCTTGCAGAACGACCTGCTGGCGATGGGCGCTTTGGTGGACGGCGCCCTGCGGGACGCTTTGAGCGCGCTGGAGGGGCATGACGTTCAATTGGCAGAAAAAATAATTGAAAATGACGATATGATCGATGAGATGCAAATAGCGATTGAGGACAAATGCCTGATGCTCATCGCCCTCCAGCAACCTTTGGCCACCGACTTGCGTATTCTCGGCACGGCGCTGAAAATAACAATAGATCTTGAGCGGATGGGCGATCACGCGAAAAACATTTCCGAAGTGACCATTGAAATAGGCAGGCGGCCTTTGCCCAACCCCTTGGAAGATATAGCGTCCATGACGGAAAAAGTTCGCGCTATGTTAAAAGACGCCTTGCGCGCCCACCTTGAAATGGATATCGGCCTGGCGGAATCCGTGCTGCGGGCGGACGGCGAGGTGGACGCACTGTGCGAATCGCTGCTAAGGGAACTTTTGACTTGCATGGCCGCCGATTCGTCCACGATTGGCCAGGCCAGCCAGTTTTTGTATATTGCCCGCTGCCTTGAGCGTGCCGGCGACCATGCCAGCAATATAGCGGAGTGCGTGGTATTTTTGGCGACCGGGCGGAGAATAAAATGA
- the pstB gene encoding phosphate ABC transporter ATP-binding protein PstB, which yields MGATRGIVVLDVKKIEVGDLHLFYGASHALKGISLQVGKNTAVALIGPSGCGKSTFLKTLNRMNDLIENVRISGNILIDGQDIYHPNVDVAGLRKRVGMVFQRPNPFPMSIYDNVAYGPRIHGNPRRAELDVIVEKSLMGAALWEEVKDRLSAPAMGLSGGQQQRLCIARLLAVEPDVLLMDEPCSALDPISTLRVEELIYELKTKYTIVIVTHNMQQAARVSDFTAFFLDGKMIECQMTKAIFIQPSDKRTEDYISGRFG from the coding sequence ATTGGCGCAACAAGGGGGATTGTTGTCCTGGACGTTAAAAAAATTGAAGTCGGCGACCTGCATTTGTTTTACGGCGCAAGCCACGCCCTTAAAGGCATTTCGCTGCAAGTGGGGAAAAACACGGCCGTCGCCTTGATCGGACCTTCCGGCTGCGGCAAATCTACCTTTCTCAAAACCCTCAACCGTATGAATGACTTGATCGAAAATGTCAGGATAAGCGGCAATATATTGATCGATGGGCAGGATATTTATCACCCTAACGTTGACGTGGCCGGTTTGCGCAAACGCGTTGGGATGGTATTTCAGCGGCCAAACCCTTTTCCCATGAGCATATACGACAATGTCGCCTACGGCCCTAGGATACATGGCAACCCTCGGCGCGCGGAACTTGACGTTATTGTGGAAAAAAGCCTGATGGGGGCAGCCTTGTGGGAAGAAGTCAAAGACCGCCTGTCGGCGCCGGCTATGGGGCTGTCCGGCGGGCAGCAGCAAAGGTTGTGCATAGCCCGGCTGCTGGCGGTGGAACCGGATGTCCTTTTGATGGACGAACCCTGCTCGGCGCTGGACCCGATATCCACCCTCAGGGTGGAAGAATTGATTTATGAACTGAAAACAAAATACACAATTGTGATAGTAACGCACAACATGCAGCAGGCCGCCCGCGTATCGGATTTTACGGCTTTCTTTTTGGACGGGAAAATGATCGAATGTCAAATGACCAAGGCGATATTCATACAGCCGAGCGATAAACGCACGGAGGACTATATCAGCGGGAGGTTTGGGTAA